The following DNA comes from Miscanthus floridulus cultivar M001 chromosome 5, ASM1932011v1, whole genome shotgun sequence.
AAGCTTGAGAGACACTGAACCACCCTTAGAACTAACTGATGCCTTGGCAAGCTCTCTGCCTTCAAGCCAAGCCGTTATCATTTCTTCAGTCTTTTTCTCTGGCGAAAAGCCcttacttttcatctcttcataATACTTTGCTGCCTCCTCTAGTCTTCCGTTCAGGAATAAACCATGTATCAACACAATGTACGCGCTCCGGTCAGGGCTCAGCCCATTTGCAGGCATTGCACTCCACAACTTCTCCACACTCTCATGCTGTCTCCACCGGCAGAATTTTCTGATCAACATAATGTAAGTGTCCATCTCTGGCTCACACTGCAACTGTTTCATCTTATCCAAGAGATCAAACACTTCAGTAGAGTTCCTAGCCACATTAAGCAACGCATGGAAGGTCCTTACTGAAGGAGACAGCCCCCTTTCTAACATAGCATCAAACATTTCCATTGCCTCCTGAACCTGACGAGCCTTACAAAGAGGGCCAATGAGAGAGTTAAAAGTGGCTGTGTCTGGGGCAACCTGCTTCTCCTCCATAGTCCTGACAAGCATCTTTGCCTCCTTCACACACCTACCCTTGGCTAGTGCAAACACAATAGCATTGTACACTTTCCGATCAGGAGCAACCCCAGCCTCATTCATGCGGTTAAAGAGTTTCATGACTGAGTCGAGGCTCCTGGCTTTTGAGAAGCACGAGATCATACTCCCATACGACACAACATCCCTGTCAATGCCCTTTCTCTCCATGGAGCTCCAAAACCTCTTTGCCTCGCGCAAGCTGCAGACAATGTTACACCACCCGTtgaggacgatgttgaagctCTTGGTCTCGAAGGGGAACTCCTTCTCGCAGGATATCAGCAAATGCTCCGCGTCCTGCACGTTCTTGTACCGGCAAAGCGCGCTCAGGAGGCCATGGAACTCGGCGA
Coding sequences within:
- the LOC136450509 gene encoding pentatricopeptide repeat-containing protein At5g15010, mitochondrial-like; the encoded protein is MLRRVLARAIPLSSASYGFPKPLSPLLRIGGPRLATSSGDPVAYGGIGGEDDPFSFPDHYHKQLPPDVARGVDAVVAAAEATGSNAADAARALDGCGAEASEPLVVAALSHLRNSCAAAHAAFRWAAAQPGYAPGRRACHSMLAILAKHRRFDAARALLDEMRRASTASPAAVLLLIRRHCAARDVAGAVAAFRALPSFGFDTGVAEFHGLLSALCRYKNVQDAEHLLISCEKEFPFETKSFNIVLNGWCNIVCSLREAKRFWSSMERKGIDRDVVSYGSMISCFSKARSLDSVMKLFNRMNEAGVAPDRKVYNAIVFALAKGRCVKEAKMLVRTMEEKQVAPDTATFNSLIGPLCKARQVQEAMEMFDAMLERGLSPSVRTFHALLNVARNSTEVFDLLDKMKQLQCEPEMDTYIMLIRKFCRWRQHESVEKLWSAMPANGLSPDRSAYIVLIHGLFLNGRLEEAAKYYEEMKSKGFSPEKKTEEMITAWLEGRELAKASVSSKGGSVSLKLPKK